The sequence CCCGCACCCCGCCCGTCCGGCCGATCCTTCCGATCTCTCCGGGTCTTTCCGGGCGCCGGGTCTCCACACAGCTGTCTGTATCGACCGTACCGACCCGTCCCGACCGTCTCCGGAAGGCCACCATGACGTCCACCGACGCCCCTGCCGCGATAGCCCCCGCCCCGCCCGTGCTGGCCGAGGTCGTACGGTCCGGGTTCACCGAGGGCCACCACCGCGGCTCGCTGGTCCTGCTCGCCGCCGACGGGAGCGTGGAACTCGCGCTCGGCGACCCCGCCGCCCCGGTCTTCCCCCGCTCCTCCAACAAGCCGATGCAGGCCGCCGCGATCCTCCGGGCGGGCCTGGAGCTGTCGGGGGAGCGGCTGGCACTGGCCGCCGCGAGCCACTCCGGGGAACCGTTCCACCTCGATCTCGTACGCAAGATGCTCGCCGAGCACGGGCTGTCCACCGACGACCTCCAGACCCCGCCCGACCTGCCGCTGGACCCGGTCGCCGCCGAGGCCTACCTCGCCGCCGGGAACGTACGCGAGCGCATCACCATGAACTGCTCCGGCAAGCACGCCGCGATGCTCGCCGTCTGCGTCCGCAACGGCTGGGACACCGCGAGCTACCTGGACCCCGCCCACCCGCTCCAGCTCCTCGTCGGCCAGGTCGTGGCCGAGGCGGCGGGCGAGCCGGTCGCCTCGCTCGGCACCGACGGCTGCGGGGCCCCGCTGATGGCGATCGGGCTGACAGGTCTGGCCCGCGCGTTCCGCTCGTTCGTGCTGGCCGAGCCGGGCAGCGCCGAGCGCCGGGTCGCGGACGCGATGCGCGCCCACCCGGAGTACGTCGCGGGCACCCGGCGCCCGGACACCTGG is a genomic window of Streptomyces sp. SID8374 containing:
- a CDS encoding asparaginase, with translation MTSTDAPAAIAPAPPVLAEVVRSGFTEGHHRGSLVLLAADGSVELALGDPAAPVFPRSSNKPMQAAAILRAGLELSGERLALAAASHSGEPFHLDLVRKMLAEHGLSTDDLQTPPDLPLDPVAAEAYLAAGNVRERITMNCSGKHAAMLAVCVRNGWDTASYLDPAHPLQLLVGQVVAEAAGEPVASLGTDGCGAPLMAIGLTGLARAFRSFVLAEPGSAERRVADAMRAHPEYVAGTRRPDTWLMSEVPGTLSKMGAEAVQAVALADGRALAFKIDDGATRALGPVLARALELLGVDAPVVARIGRAPLLGGAVEVGEIRATF